Proteins from a genomic interval of Sporolactobacillus sp. Y61:
- a CDS encoding IS1634 family transposase: MYLRRVSRKNKDGRTVAYLQLAQNEWDSKAKYAKARVIYSFGREDQLDVDALRRLVESISRYLSPEEALRAQSEIGQAADFAFKASKRLGGVWTLDQLWKMLSMDQIIHELLAGRKHDIDVERLIFAMVANRALDPTSKLGLEEWIQDEVALPGLNEAHVHQFYRAMDLLLEMRSQLEEQVYFSTANLLNLEVDLIYFDTTSSYFEVEPQEAPEKENLRKLGYSKDKRPDLLQVVIGMAVTKEGLPIRCWVWPGNTADKTVVEEAKKDLVGWKLGRVISVMDRGFSTEDNLTTLQRAGGHYIVGEPMRSGKKIVDEAMSRKGRYQKVRNHLEVKEIVVGDGEKRQRFILAYNSKEAEKDKKQRERLVRDLEMALEDLHQLPEKKHTKAACALRSHKLYGRYLRQLKDGQLRINRQALRDAARYDGKYLIRTSDDTLSAEEVALGYKNLMAVENGFRTLKSTLCLRPMYHRIEDRIKTHLLLNWLALLLIRLAELKTGETWPKLKHTMDQMVLGKFSSKKGDFYQRTEITAKQHEIIKTLGIKVPRKICRIDLKS, from the coding sequence ATGTATTTACGAAGGGTTTCTCGAAAAAATAAAGATGGTCGTACAGTAGCCTATCTGCAGCTGGCTCAAAATGAGTGGGATTCCAAGGCCAAATATGCCAAAGCAAGGGTGATTTATTCGTTCGGTCGCGAGGATCAACTGGATGTTGACGCGCTCCGTCGGCTGGTGGAAAGCATTTCAAGGTATCTCTCTCCTGAAGAAGCCCTGCGGGCTCAGTCTGAGATTGGTCAGGCGGCTGATTTTGCTTTCAAAGCATCCAAAAGGCTGGGTGGAGTCTGGACACTGGATCAGCTCTGGAAAATGCTGAGCATGGACCAGATCATTCATGAATTATTGGCGGGTCGTAAACATGATATCGACGTCGAACGACTCATCTTCGCTATGGTAGCCAATCGAGCTCTGGATCCAACAAGCAAGCTGGGGCTTGAGGAGTGGATACAGGATGAAGTGGCACTGCCCGGACTCAATGAGGCACATGTCCATCAGTTTTACCGTGCCATGGATTTACTCCTGGAAATGCGCAGCCAGCTGGAGGAACAGGTTTATTTTTCGACAGCGAATCTACTGAATCTTGAAGTCGACCTGATCTATTTTGATACAACCTCGTCCTACTTTGAGGTTGAGCCCCAGGAAGCTCCGGAAAAGGAAAATCTGCGAAAGCTGGGCTATTCCAAAGACAAACGCCCGGATCTGCTGCAGGTGGTCATCGGCATGGCCGTTACGAAGGAAGGCTTGCCCATCCGATGCTGGGTCTGGCCAGGTAACACGGCGGATAAAACAGTCGTTGAAGAGGCCAAAAAGGATTTAGTTGGCTGGAAGCTGGGACGGGTGATCAGTGTGATGGACCGTGGCTTTTCCACGGAAGACAATCTAACGACGCTGCAGCGTGCCGGAGGGCATTATATTGTTGGTGAGCCCATGCGTTCCGGTAAGAAAATTGTGGATGAAGCGATGTCCCGCAAGGGACGTTATCAAAAGGTTCGCAACCATCTTGAGGTTAAGGAGATTGTCGTCGGGGACGGAGAAAAGCGGCAGCGTTTTATCCTTGCCTACAACTCAAAAGAAGCAGAGAAAGATAAGAAACAGCGGGAACGACTGGTTCGTGATTTGGAGATGGCTCTGGAAGACTTACATCAGTTGCCTGAAAAGAAGCATACCAAAGCGGCCTGTGCCCTGCGGTCACATAAGCTTTATGGTCGTTATCTTCGCCAGCTGAAGGACGGGCAGCTGAGAATTAATCGGCAGGCGCTTCGAGATGCGGCGCGTTATGACGGGAAATACCTGATTCGAACATCGGATGACACCCTGTCCGCAGAAGAAGTGGCGCTGGGATACAAGAACCTGATGGCTGTAGAAAATGGATTCCGAACCTTAAAGTCTACACTCTGTCTTCGACCGATGTACCATCGGATCGAGGATCGGATTAAGACGCACCTTTTACTGAACTGGCTGGCTCTGCTTCTTATTCGGCTGGCGGAACTGAAGACCGGTGAAACCTGGCCAAAACTGAAACATACCATGGATCAGATGGTTCTGGGCAAATTTTCTTCGAAAAAAGGAGACTTCTATCAAAGAACGGAAATCACCGCAAAACAGCATGAAATCATTAAGACTCTTGGGATAAAGGTTCCTCGAAAGATATGTCGAATCGACCTTAAATCCTAG
- a CDS encoding NERD domain-containing protein yields the protein MLQLYGFLIVLFVGTLTCAFLFYAYSNAKYRKTEYYRITHRPFLRMIRSTGSYGEYLIYRHLRSLEKEGRFLFNVYLPKEDGTTTELDVLLIHSSGLYVFESKNYCGWIFGTESRRTWTQSLAAGRKSVKNHFYNPIMQNEGHISHLKQCLSDYAQIVCHSIILFSDRCELKKITLDQGKAAVMNRHQVKPFVKRTIAGTEVVLSHNDVESIYQILFPYSQTSEETKQTHIENIQAKYRPRPKKSVLSQNKRTVKQTATETAPSLDPDRSLAEESAPDHTQPEKDTRRTVPDEIKEDRQLNPVTESAPKEPLTEGEKICPRCGKPMVQRVARHGKHRGEHFLGCSGFPKCRYTEKEKAD from the coding sequence ATGCTTCAACTCTACGGATTTTTAATTGTACTGTTCGTGGGTACCCTTACCTGTGCGTTTTTGTTTTATGCTTACTCCAATGCAAAATACAGGAAAACGGAATACTATCGCATCACCCATCGCCCTTTTTTGCGAATGATACGTTCAACAGGCAGTTACGGTGAATACCTCATATACAGACATCTGCGGTCACTGGAAAAAGAAGGACGCTTTCTTTTCAATGTTTATCTGCCGAAAGAAGATGGAACAACGACTGAACTGGATGTGCTGCTGATCCATTCAAGCGGGCTGTACGTTTTTGAGTCGAAAAATTACTGTGGCTGGATTTTCGGAACGGAAAGCCGGCGAACCTGGACCCAGTCACTCGCTGCCGGCAGGAAAAGCGTGAAAAATCACTTCTATAACCCGATTATGCAAAACGAAGGGCATATCAGTCATTTGAAGCAGTGCCTTTCCGATTATGCGCAGATCGTCTGTCATTCTATTATTCTATTCAGTGACCGCTGCGAACTGAAAAAGATTACCCTGGATCAGGGGAAGGCAGCCGTCATGAATCGTCACCAGGTCAAGCCGTTTGTTAAGAGAACGATTGCCGGCACCGAAGTAGTCCTGAGTCATAATGACGTGGAATCCATCTATCAGATACTTTTTCCGTATTCACAAACTTCCGAAGAAACGAAACAGACCCATATCGAGAACATTCAGGCAAAGTATCGACCCCGTCCAAAGAAAAGCGTTCTCTCTCAGAATAAGCGTACAGTGAAACAAACAGCAACGGAGACTGCGCCATCTCTGGACCCTGACAGATCTCTTGCAGAAGAAAGCGCACCGGATCACACGCAACCGGAAAAAGATACCAGAAGAACCGTCCCTGACGAGATTAAAGAAGACCGACAGCTGAATCCCGTTACAGAGTCCGCTCCGAAAGAACCACTCACAGAAGGTGAAAAAATCTGCCCACGATGTGGAAAGCCCATGGTGCAACGGGTAGCACGGCACGGGAAACACCGTGGCGAGCACTTCCTGGGCTGTTCGGGATTTCCGAAATGCAGATACACAGAAAAGGAGAAGGCTGACTGA
- a CDS encoding DUF2927 domain-containing protein, producing the protein MKRFSLSILITVLIGSGLFFVFFHPPEPEIFIKGNKYHAVYNEPVKIHFENKRRLYHYQLYIDGKKYKEGTAVNRNGKHLIKAEISFSGKTVDKTFHLTIDTEKPGYPLVNIEPSSIHLKQAAIHVKEEPGIDYKAYLDNRPWLLNKAITQPGEHQLKIISSDQSNGLKNIDIRTFHIFETAFSKEEVRYFLKIALGTEYNPNDKFINKWTEPIVIKPYLETTKEDRDMIKKTAKALSQLTGLDISVLDPSDKRKENMSIYFPKDKDMAKYQGPTYRNNWGYFNYFDSDNMIYKAYLLIDRDLSQDLRNEVILEEITQALGLGNDTYDYKDSVFQQEKNQAVTHYSAMDKKVIQLLYLKEIEPGMDKEAVLETLNPIIR; encoded by the coding sequence GTGAAACGATTTAGTCTGTCTATCTTGATAACTGTACTTATCGGTTCAGGGTTGTTTTTTGTATTTTTCCATCCGCCTGAGCCTGAAATTTTTATTAAGGGAAACAAATATCATGCGGTATATAACGAACCGGTAAAGATCCACTTTGAAAATAAACGGCGCCTGTATCACTATCAGCTCTACATCGATGGAAAGAAGTATAAAGAGGGGACCGCCGTTAACCGGAACGGCAAGCATCTGATCAAAGCGGAAATCAGTTTTTCAGGAAAAACGGTGGACAAAACATTTCATTTAACAATCGACACGGAGAAACCCGGGTATCCACTGGTGAACATTGAGCCCTCATCTATTCACTTAAAACAGGCTGCTATTCATGTAAAAGAAGAACCCGGAATCGATTACAAGGCTTATCTGGATAACAGGCCCTGGCTACTGAATAAAGCGATCACACAGCCAGGAGAGCACCAGCTTAAAATCATCTCTTCGGATCAGAGCAATGGCTTAAAGAATATCGATATCAGAACCTTTCATATCTTCGAAACTGCCTTCTCAAAAGAAGAAGTCCGTTACTTTTTGAAAATTGCTCTGGGAACAGAATATAATCCAAATGATAAGTTCATAAATAAATGGACAGAACCCATCGTGATTAAACCCTATCTGGAAACAACAAAAGAAGACAGGGATATGATTAAAAAAACAGCCAAAGCGTTAAGCCAGTTAACGGGTCTTGATATTTCCGTGCTAGATCCGTCCGATAAACGCAAAGAAAATATGAGTATTTATTTTCCAAAAGACAAAGACATGGCAAAATATCAAGGTCCGACCTATCGAAATAACTGGGGCTATTTCAACTATTTCGATTCTGACAATATGATATATAAGGCTTATCTATTAATTGACAGGGATCTGAGTCAGGATTTACGGAATGAAGTGATACTGGAAGAAATCACTCAGGCTCTGGGCCTTGGAAATGACACATATGACTATAAGGACAGTGTCTTTCAGCAGGAAAAAAATCAGGCTGTGACGCACTATTCGGCTATGGACAAAAAAGTCATTCAGCTATTATATTTGAAAGAAATCGAGCCTGGAATGGATAAAGAAGCCGTACTGGAAACGTTAAACCCTATTATTCGCTAA
- a CDS encoding GbsR/MarR family transcriptional regulator produces MSTFGLPSTLGRVLGIIYLNRRPMTLSELSEATGMSKTRMSQVVRELAELGIAEKVFTKGVRQDLYDVERDYYQIFISLFTETWRRMIRNNRRQEKRIYQELTELLNKGELSEADQKTAEDFLQESRKHLDYFNWISHLIEFFDDDEVFRYLPRK; encoded by the coding sequence ATGAGTACGTTCGGCCTTCCCTCGACACTTGGTCGTGTCCTTGGTATCATCTATCTGAACCGGAGGCCAATGACCCTGTCTGAACTTTCAGAGGCGACGGGGATGAGCAAGACCCGTATGAGTCAGGTCGTCCGTGAGCTGGCGGAACTCGGAATCGCTGAGAAAGTGTTCACAAAAGGTGTACGTCAGGACCTTTATGACGTTGAACGAGATTACTATCAGATTTTTATTTCATTATTTACCGAGACCTGGCGGCGAATGATCCGTAACAACCGCAGACAGGAAAAACGGATCTATCAGGAATTAACCGAGCTTCTGAACAAAGGCGAGCTTTCCGAGGCTGATCAGAAGACAGCAGAAGACTTTCTGCAAGAATCCAGAAAGCATCTGGATTATTTCAACTGGATTAGCCATCTGATCGAGTTTTTTGACGATGATGAGGTGTTTCGGTATCTGCCCAGAAAATAA
- a CDS encoding betaine/proline/choline family ABC transporter ATP-binding protein (Members of the family are the ATP-binding subunit of ABC transporters for substrates such as betaine, L-proline or other amino acids, choline, carnitine, etc. The substrate specificity is best determined from the substrate-binding subunit, rather than this subunit, as it interacts with the permease subunit and not with substrate directly.), with product MLKLEHVSKLYTGGKAAVRDFSLDIDQGEFICIIGPSGCGKTTTLKMINRLIEPTKGTVYLNGEDILKKNPIQLRRQIGYVIQQIGLFPHMTIGENIALVPKLLKWPSAKRRKRAEELIDMAHLGTDYLDRYPSELSGGQQQRIGVLRALAADPPLILMDEPFGALDPITRDDLQDEFKKLQQKMGKTIVFVTHDMDEAIKLADRIVIMREGEIVQTGTPDDILRNPENDFVKKFIGEDRMIQTRPSLERVEQIMDEHPVTIRQNRTLSEAVTLMRHRRVDTLLVVDEKKRFIGYVDIENIDQSRGESKYVGEVLQTNIFTVRQDTLLRDTVRRILKQGAKYVPVVDEQDHLTGIVTRASLVDIVYDNIWGADDRVAAEDK from the coding sequence TTGTTAAAACTTGAACATGTATCCAAGTTATATACAGGAGGAAAAGCAGCAGTCAGGGACTTTTCTCTGGACATCGATCAGGGGGAGTTTATCTGTATCATTGGGCCAAGCGGTTGTGGAAAGACAACCACACTGAAAATGATCAATCGGCTGATTGAACCCACTAAGGGGACTGTTTATCTGAACGGCGAGGACATTCTGAAAAAGAATCCCATTCAACTGAGACGGCAGATTGGATATGTGATTCAGCAGATCGGGCTGTTTCCACATATGACTATTGGTGAGAATATCGCGCTCGTGCCGAAACTTCTGAAGTGGCCGTCTGCCAAAAGGAGAAAGCGTGCTGAAGAATTGATTGATATGGCTCATCTCGGGACGGATTATCTGGATCGTTATCCAAGTGAACTCAGTGGGGGGCAGCAGCAGAGAATCGGTGTACTTCGGGCACTGGCAGCTGATCCGCCATTGATCCTGATGGACGAGCCGTTTGGTGCGCTCGATCCGATCACGCGTGACGACCTTCAGGATGAATTCAAGAAACTCCAGCAGAAAATGGGTAAGACCATTGTTTTTGTGACGCATGATATGGATGAGGCCATCAAGCTGGCGGATCGGATCGTCATTATGAGAGAGGGTGAAATCGTCCAGACTGGAACGCCGGATGACATTCTTCGAAATCCGGAAAATGACTTTGTTAAAAAGTTTATCGGAGAAGACCGCATGATTCAGACGCGTCCTTCTCTGGAACGGGTGGAACAAATCATGGACGAACATCCAGTGACGATCAGGCAGAACAGAACACTGTCCGAAGCGGTTACGCTGATGCGCCACCGACGCGTCGATACGCTGCTTGTGGTTGACGAGAAAAAGCGATTCATTGGGTATGTCGACATTGAAAACATTGACCAGTCCCGGGGTGAATCGAAGTATGTCGGCGAAGTGCTCCAGACAAATATTTTCACCGTACGTCAGGATACGCTCCTCCGTGATACCGTTCGCAGAATTTTAAAGCAGGGAGCGAAATACGTGCCCGTCGTTGATGAACAGGATCACCTGACAGGCATTGTGACGCGTGCCTCACTGGTGGATATCGTATATGACAATATTTGGGGTGCTGATGATCGGGTAGCCGCTGAAGATAAATAA
- a CDS encoding ABC transporter permease has translation MQFLQTNGLELLNKTWEHLYISMIAVVMGIIVAVPLGIIMTRMKRGAGIILGVVNVLQTLPSLAVLAFFIPILGIGKLPAIVALFLYSVLPILRNTFLGIKGVNRDLLESGRGLGMTGFERVRMLELPLSAPIIMAGIRTSSVYLIGWATLASFIGGGGLGDYIFIGLNLYRPDYIIAGAIPVTIIAVLVDYLFMLIEKKVTPKGIRMTEGLQKE, from the coding sequence ATTCAATTTTTACAAACTAATGGACTGGAACTGTTGAACAAAACATGGGAACATTTGTATATTTCTATGATCGCCGTTGTCATGGGCATCATCGTCGCGGTACCACTTGGAATCATTATGACACGTATGAAGCGGGGAGCCGGGATCATTCTCGGGGTAGTTAATGTTTTGCAAACGCTGCCCTCACTGGCGGTGCTGGCATTTTTCATTCCCATTCTCGGCATCGGCAAGCTGCCGGCGATCGTCGCCCTCTTTCTCTACTCTGTGTTACCGATTCTCAGGAATACCTTTCTCGGGATTAAGGGAGTAAACCGCGATCTGCTGGAGTCGGGGCGAGGCCTGGGCATGACGGGTTTTGAACGGGTACGGATGCTGGAGCTTCCGCTGTCGGCGCCAATTATCATGGCCGGCATCCGGACATCCTCAGTCTATCTGATTGGATGGGCAACGCTGGCTTCTTTTATCGGTGGAGGAGGCCTCGGGGATTACATCTTTATTGGTCTAAACCTGTATCGGCCAGACTACATCATTGCCGGTGCGATCCCGGTCACAATCATTGCCGTATTGGTGGACTATTTGTTTATGTTGATTGAAAAAAAGGTCACGCCGAAGGGCATCAGGATGACAGAGGGACTGCAGAAGGAGTGA
- a CDS encoding osmoprotectant ABC transporter substrate-binding protein: MSLLLIGGCSLPGLGASSEEPVRIGAQSFTESEILANVISQLLEHNTDLDTRIVKNLGSNFVSQKALENNEIDLAATRYTGTDLTSILNQKVEKDPEKALRIVQKAFHEQYGYKFYDSYGFANTYAFTMTKENADKNHYQKISDLQADADKLKLGVDNAWLKRAGDGYPAFKKTYGFAFGKTYPMQIGLVYDAVNQGRMDIVLAYSTDGRIKAYDLKMLKDDRRFFPPYDCAPLVKENTIKKYPEIDRELKKLQGVISTEKMQELNYEVDGELKEPSTVAREFLEAHDYFE, translated from the coding sequence ATGAGTCTTCTTCTGATTGGCGGCTGTTCGCTGCCAGGACTCGGTGCTTCGTCCGAAGAGCCCGTTCGCATCGGGGCACAGAGTTTCACGGAATCGGAAATTCTGGCGAATGTAATCAGTCAGTTGCTGGAACATAATACTGATCTGGATACCCGAATCGTTAAAAATCTCGGATCCAACTTCGTTTCGCAGAAAGCGCTGGAGAACAACGAGATCGATCTCGCGGCAACACGGTATACTGGAACCGATCTGACAAGCATTCTTAACCAGAAAGTGGAAAAAGATCCTGAGAAAGCGCTGAGGATCGTTCAGAAGGCATTTCATGAACAGTACGGCTATAAATTTTATGATTCTTATGGATTCGCCAACACTTATGCTTTTACCATGACAAAAGAAAACGCCGACAAAAATCATTACCAGAAGATATCGGATCTCCAGGCTGACGCCGATAAGCTGAAACTCGGTGTCGACAATGCCTGGCTCAAACGCGCCGGTGACGGATATCCGGCATTTAAAAAGACTTATGGATTCGCCTTTGGCAAAACGTATCCGATGCAGATTGGTCTGGTTTATGACGCGGTAAATCAAGGCCGGATGGATATTGTCCTTGCCTATTCTACTGATGGCAGAATCAAGGCCTATGATCTGAAGATGCTAAAGGATGACCGGCGATTTTTCCCGCCTTATGACTGTGCACCCCTTGTTAAGGAAAACACAATCAAAAAATATCCGGAGATTGACCGGGAACTGAAAAAGTTACAGGGGGTTATTTCAACAGAAAAGATGCAGGAACTGAATTATGAGGTGGATGGAGAGCTGAAGGAGCCCTCCACTGTGGCCAGGGAATTTCTTGAAGCACATGATTATTTTGAGTAA
- a CDS encoding ABC transporter permease, producing MNVISQLWTYYVQNGSYVLVEFYRHFLMSAYGVLFAAIVAIPLGIFIARHRQLSKWIFAVANVIQTIPALAMLAVLMLVMGLGTNTVVFSLFLYSLLPILRNTCSGIRNISPAYLESGRAMGMTKFQIFRMVEWPLSLSVIMGGLRTALVVTIGITAIGTFVGAGGLGDIIVRGTNATNGTAIILAGAIPTAVMAVLADLLLGWLEHALSPVKKAKKTKERQSLAA from the coding sequence ATGAATGTAATCAGCCAATTGTGGACCTACTACGTTCAAAACGGAAGTTACGTCCTTGTTGAATTTTACCGACATTTTCTAATGTCCGCTTATGGCGTGCTTTTTGCTGCCATTGTAGCGATCCCATTAGGCATTTTCATTGCAAGGCATCGACAGCTGAGTAAATGGATATTTGCAGTCGCTAATGTCATTCAGACGATCCCGGCTCTTGCGATGCTGGCGGTGCTAATGCTCGTCATGGGGCTTGGAACGAACACGGTTGTTTTCTCTCTGTTTCTGTATTCGCTCCTTCCCATTCTGCGTAATACCTGTTCGGGCATCAGAAACATCAGTCCGGCCTACCTTGAGTCGGGCCGGGCAATGGGCATGACAAAATTCCAGATTTTCCGAATGGTGGAATGGCCACTTTCGCTGTCTGTTATTATGGGAGGACTGAGAACGGCGCTGGTCGTGACGATCGGCATCACCGCGATCGGAACTTTTGTCGGCGCCGGTGGACTCGGAGATATCATCGTCCGGGGAACAAATGCAACGAATGGAACGGCCATCATTCTGGCTGGCGCCATTCCAACCGCAGTCATGGCTGTACTTGCGGATCTGCTCCTCGGCTGGCTGGAGCATGCGCTTTCCCCCGTCAAAAAGGCGAAAAAGACGAAAGAAAGGCAGTCGCTGGCGGCCTGA
- a CDS encoding erythromycin resistance leader peptide, whose protein sequence is MTHSMRLKFPTLNPYLNMFKDSVCVQSKRDQSVLF, encoded by the coding sequence ATGACACACTCTATGAGACTTAAATTCCCAACTTTGAATCCGTATCTTAATATGTTCAAAGACTCTGTCTGTGTGCAGAGTAAACGGGATCAGTCCGTCCTTTTTTAA
- a CDS encoding osmoprotectant ABC transporter substrate-binding protein — protein sequence MSLLLIGGCSLPGLGASSGDSVRIGAQSFTESEILANVISQLLEHNTDLDTQIVKNLGSNYVGQKALENNEIDIAAARYTGTDLTSILNQKVEKDPEKALGIVQKAYHERFGYKFYDSYGFANTYAFTMTKENADKHHYQKISDLQPDADKLKLGVDNIWLKLAGDGYPAFKKAYGFAFGKTYPMQIGLVYDAVKKGQMDIVLAYSTDGRIKAYDLKMLKDDRHFFPPYDCSPVVKESTLKKHPEVDRELKKLQGVISTEKMQELNYEVDGELKEPSTVAREFLEAHDYFE from the coding sequence ATGAGTCTTCTTCTGATTGGCGGCTGTTCGCTGCCAGGACTCGGTGCTTCATCCGGAGATTCCGTTCGCATCGGGGCACAGAGTTTCACGGAATCGGAAATTCTGGCGAATGTAATCAGTCAGTTGCTGGAACATAATACTGATCTGGATACCCAAATCGTTAAAAATCTCGGGTCCAACTATGTGGGGCAGAAAGCCCTGGAGAACAACGAAATCGATATCGCGGCAGCACGGTATACCGGAACCGATCTGACAAGCATTCTTAATCAGAAAGTGGAAAAAGATCCTGAGAAGGCGCTGGGGATCGTTCAGAAAGCATATCACGAACGTTTCGGCTATAAATTTTATGACTCTTATGGATTCGCCAATACTTATGCCTTCACCATGACAAAGGAAAACGCCGACAAACATCATTACCAGAAGATATCGGATCTCCAGCCAGACGCCGATAAGCTGAAACTTGGTGTCGATAATATCTGGCTCAAACTCGCCGGTGACGGATATCCGGCATTTAAAAAGGCTTATGGATTCGCCTTTGGCAAAACATATCCGATGCAGATTGGTCTGGTTTACGACGCGGTAAAAAAAGGCCAGATGGATATCGTCCTTGCCTATTCTACTGATGGCAGAATCAAGGCTTATGATCTGAAGATGCTAAAGGATGACCGGCATTTTTTCCCGCCGTATGACTGTTCACCTGTTGTTAAGGAAAGCACGCTCAAAAAACATCCGGAGGTTGACCGGGAACTGAAAAAGTTGCAGGGGGTTATTTCAACGGAAAAGATGCAGGAGCTGAATTATGAGGTGGATGGAGAGCTGAAGGAACCTTCCACTGTAGCCAGAGAATTTCTTGAAGCACATGATTATTTTGAGTAA